Proteins from one Peromyscus eremicus chromosome 8a, PerEre_H2_v1, whole genome shotgun sequence genomic window:
- the Bcl6b gene encoding B-cell CLL/lymphoma 6 member B protein translates to MGSPAAPEGALGYVREFTRHSSDVLGNLNELRLRGILTDVTLLVGGQPLRAHKAVLIACSGFFYSIFRGRAGVGVDVLSLPGGPEARGFAPLLDFMYTSRLRLSPATAPAVLAAATYLQMEHVVQACHRFIQASYEPLGISLRPLEAEPPSPPTAPPPGSPRRSEGHPDPPTESRSCSQGSPSPASPDPKACNWKKYKFIVLNSQTSQAGSLVGESSGQPCPQARLPSGDEASSNSSSSSSEEGPMPGLQSRLSLATTTARFKCGAPANTPYLFTPGDQETSGSTSKQPRPPPGGEFFGCQNCETVAGCSSGLDPLAPGDEDKPYKCQLCRSAFRYKGNLASHRTVHTGEKPYRCSICGARFNRPANLKTHSRIHSGEKPYKCETCGSRFVQVAHLRAHVLIHTGEKPYPCPTCGTRFRHLQTLKSHVRIHTGEKPYHCDPCGLHFRHKSQLRLHLRQKHGAATNTKVRYHILGGP, encoded by the exons TTCCCCAGCGGCTCCAGAGGGAGCGCTGGGCTACGTCCGAGAGTTCACGCGCCACTCCTCCGACGTGCTTGGCAATCTGAATGAGCTGCGCCTGCGCGGGATCCTCACTGACGTCACGCTGCTGGTTGGCGGGCAACCCCTAAGAGCACACAAGGCAGTTCTTATCGCCTGCAG TGGCTTCTTCTATTCAATTTTCCGAGGCCGGGCAGGAGTCGGAGTGGATGTACTCTCTCTGCCCGGGGGGCCAGAAGCCAGGGGCTTTGCTCCGCTTCTGGACTTCATGTACACTTCAAGGCTGCGCCTCTCTCCAGCCACCGCACCAGCTGTCCTAGCGGCCGCCACTTATTTGCAGATGGAACATGTGGTCCAAGCATGCCACCGCTTCATCCAAGCCAG CTATGAACCTCTAGGCATCTCCCTGCGACCCCTGGAGGCAGAACCCCCAAGCCCGCCGACAGCCCCTCCACCCGGTAGTCCCAGGCGCTCAGAAGGACACCCAGACCCCCCTACTGAGTCTCGAAGCTGCAGTCAAGGCTCCCCGAGTCCAGCCAGCCCAGACCCTAAGGCCTGCAACTGGAAAAAGTACAAATTTATTGTGCTAAATTCTCAGACTTCACAAGCAGGGAGCCTGGTTGGGGAGAGCTCTGGTCAACCTTGCCCCCAAGCCAGGCTCCCCAGTGGGGATGAAGCctccagcaacagcagcagcagcagcagcgaagaAGGACCCatgcctggtctccagagcag GCTATCTCTAGCTACTACCACTGCGCGATTCAAATGTGGAGCTCCAGCAAATACCCCCTACCTCTTCACACCCGGGGATCAAGAGACTTCTGGATCAACTTCTAAGCAGCCTCGCCCACCACCAG GAGGTGAGTTTTTCGgctgccagaactgtgagactgTGGCCGGTTGCTCATCGGGGCTGGACCCCTTAGCTCCGGGGGACGAGGACAAGCCCTATAAATGCCAGCTGTGCCGCTCTGCCTTCCGCTATAAGGGCAACCTGGCTAGTCACCGCACGGTGCACACAG GAGAAAAGCCCTACCGCTGCTCCATCTGCGGAGCACGTTTTAACCGGCCAGCTAACCTAAAAACGCACAGCCGCatccattctggagagaaaccgtaCAAGTGTGAGACCTGCGGCTCGCGATTCGTCCAG GTGGCGCACCTACGCGCACACGTGCTGATCCACACCGGAGAGAAGCCCTATCCATGCCCCACCTGCGGAACCCGCTTCCGCCACCTACAGACCCTCAAAAGCCACGTTCGCATCCACACGGGGGAGAAGCCGTACCAC TGTGACCCCTGCGGCCTGCATTTTCGGCACAAGAGTCAACTACGGCTGCACCTGCGTCAGAAACACGGGGCCGCCACCAACACGAAAGTGCGCTACCACATCCTCGGGGGGCCATAG